A stretch of Fulvia fulva chromosome 4, complete sequence DNA encodes these proteins:
- a CDS encoding Multifunctional methyltransferase subunit trm112, with protein sequence MKLLTLNFLTCARKTCKSSPAAFPLHPKEAELEQVEVDLNPLFITNMLPRLDWEAIKTLNQELGLPTLPAETPGAEELAAEDGEPTQMLKDLHTLLMETSIASGKLACGNCGHEYAVKEGIANFLLPSHMV encoded by the exons ATGAAGCTTCTCACCCTCAATTTCCTCACATGCGCCCGCAAGACTTGCAAGTCATCACCTGCAGCATTTCCACTCCATCCGAAAGAAGCAGAGCTGGAGCAAGTTGAAGTTGACCTGAATCCACTTTTCATCACGAACATGCTGCCGAGACTGGATTGGGAGGCTATCAAGACTCTGAATCAAGAA CTCGGTCTACCAACCCTCCCAGCAGAGACACCAGGCGCTGAGGAACTCGCCGCCGAAGATGGCGAGCCGACGCAAATGCTGAAGGACTTGCATACGCTGCTTATGGAGACGAGTATTGCGAGTGGAAAGCTGGCGTGTGGGAATTGTGGCCATGAGTATGCCGTGAAGGAGGGTATTGCGAACTTTTTGCTGCCGAGTCATATGGTCTGA
- a CDS encoding U6 snRNA-associated Sm-like protein LSm6 — protein sequence MSAEPENGGGDGDARDPSGFLSEIIGAPVTVKLNSGVVYKGELQSVDGYMNVALEDTKEYVDGKHRRDYGDAFVRGNNVMYISSDSASS from the exons ATGAGTGCGGAGCCGGAGAACGGCGGTGGCGACGGTGACGCCCGTGACCCCAGCGGCTTCCTCAGCGAGATTATCGGGGCTCCAGTTACGGTGAAGCTCAATTCAGGTGTTGTCTACAAAG GCGAACTGCAATCCGTCGATGGCTACATGAACGTCGCACTCGAAGACACGAAAGAATACGTCGATGGCAAGCACAGGCGGGACTACGGAGACGCCTTTGTTCGTGGCAACAACG TCATGTACATATCCTCCGACTCTGCATCGTCATAG